The nucleotide sequence tagtgattccatgtctatgtatatagggcagcagcctSTAARgtgcagggttgagtaaccgggtggtagccagctagtgatRgctatttaacagtctgatggccttgagattgaaaaatagcttctgtctctcggtcccgcctttgatgcacctgtactgacctcgccttctggatgatagcggggatagggtggtgctccctctgctttatAGAATCTCTGCAGAACTGTGGACTATCTCAGCTGCTCAGTGTCAGCTAGCATTAGAGCAGACTAGCAGGAGACTATGTGGGAATGAAAGGCTCARTCAACAGTAAGTCGGAGCCGAGGGAGAACAACTTCATCATGTCACCAAGGCCAGCATCTATCCTGACTCCCTTCCAGCTGGGAGACTACAATCACGTCCTTGAAATGGTGGGATTAGGACCCCCTATACGCCCTATTCCTCCCCCCAGTAAAAATCTGCAGTGTAGTTTGTAATGTTTACTATGTCCTGATACATTTAGTCATCAAATCACTGACAGCTGAACCGGGAGgcggacaattattgttttagttaAGTAGTATATGTATTTATGTTCCCCCCCCCAGTAAAAATCAGCAGTGTAGTTAGTAAACATTACAAGAGGGAGGGGGGATCACACTGTCTCCTATATTGACATTGACCGGCAGACACATAAAAttagatgagggagagaaagaaaaacagcgagagaaaaataaagagagaaaaagaaattacaagaagagagaaaagagagagagaagaaaaggggagagagctGGGAGCAGCTTTCCTACTGAATGGGTATGCAGAACCATGAGCTGGACCCTTGTTTTGAGAGCTGACCCTGTGTTTGAGAGCTGACCTGTGTTTGACAGCTGACCCTGTGTTTGACAGCTGGCCCTGTGTTTGACAGCTGCCCTGTGTTTGACAGCTGACCCTGTGTTGACAGCTGACCCTGTGTTGACAGCTGACCCGTGTTTGACAGCTGACCCTGTGTTTTGACAGCTGACCCCTGTGTTTGACAGCTGACCCTGTGTTTGACAGCTGACCCTGTGTTTGCAGCTGACCTGTGTTTGACAGCTGACCCTGTGTTTGACAGTGACATGTGTTTTGACAGCTGACAATGTGTTTGACAGCTGTTGAGAAGTCTGGCTGTTATTcacaagctgcatccctgtcagCATAATGCAGGTTTGAACAGCATCAATGGCCGTGAACGCTCAGGGGACCATCATAAACAACAATATAATTGACTAAGAAGGCTGGTTATCAGTAGAGATGTTAAAGTTATGGGGTACATaaaacactgctgccatcttaTGGCTGAATAGGTGAATTGCAAACTGTTTCACTATTGTTTTGATAACAGAGGTGCacaacagtaccagtcaaaagtttgacacacctactcattccatggttctttattttactattttctacattgtagaataatagtgaagacgtcaaaactatgaaataacacatatggaatcatgtagtaaccaaaaaagtgttaaaacaaaatatttaagattcttcaaaaagtagccttgatgacagcttttgcacactctctcaaccagcttcatgaggtagtcacctggaatgcatttaattaagaggtgtgctttgttaaaagttcatttgtggaattaatttccttcttaatgcatttgagccaatcagctatgttgtgacaaggtaggggtggtatacagaagatagccctatttggtaaaagaccaactccatattatggcaagaacagcccaaataagcaaagagaaagacagtccatcattactttaagacatgaagatcggCAATATGGAAaattgtgcagtcgcaaaaccctcAAGCGCTGATGAAGAAACtgtttctcatgaggaccgcacaggaaaggaagacccagagttacctctgctgcagaggataagttcattagagctaccagcctcagaaattgcagcctaaataaatgcttcagagttcaagtaacagacacatctcaacatcaactgttcagaggagactgagtgaaatCAGGTCGAATTgctggtcgaattgctgcaaagaaaccactactaaaggacaccaataagagaagagacttgcttgggccaagaaaacgagcaatggacattagaccggtggaaatatgtcctttggtctgatgagtccaaattggagatttttggttccaaccgctgtctttgtgagctgcagagaaggtgaacggatgatctccgcatgtgtggttccaccgtgaagcatggaggaggaggtttgatggtgtgggggtgctttgctggtgacactgtcagtgatttatttagaattcaggcacACCACAAGCATTCTGAggaatacgccatcccatctggtttgtgtttagtgggactatcatttgtttttcagcaggacaatgacccaacacacctccaggctgtgtaaggtctatttgacaagaaggagagtgacggagtgctgcatagatgacCTGGCCGCACAAATCcccggcctcaacccaattgagatgtttgggatgagttggaccgcagagtgaagggaagagcagccaacaagtgctcagcatatgtgggaactccatcaagactgttggaaaagcattccaggtgaagctggttgagagaatgccaaggtgtGCAAGCTGcataagggtggctactttgaagatctaaaatatattttgatgtgtttaacaccttttggttgctacatgattccatgtgtcatttcatagttttgatgtcttcactattattctacaatgtagaaaatagtaaaaataaagaaaacccttgaatgattaggtgtgcccaaactttgactggtagtgtacgtCATTGTTTATTGTTAATTTGTCAAGTGTAAAATTCctacataaataaaacaataatacaacCATATAAATCCTAAATATTGACTTTATTGATGAGTAAGTCTCTCAGTTTATGATCTTGCCTTTTACATTTCACTCAGTCTTTCAGCCAAATGAGGTAGGAAATAAGGATACAGAACAACCTCTTCAAGTAAGTTAGTTGTCATAGATAATGAGGTCAATCAGTCAGGAACAGTAACTGAAAACTTGAGTCCTCTAAATACAATTCCTGTGTAGACGTGTGTTTCGATGTGGGTCTTGGTTTTCTGGTGCAGTACTCAGACTAGAGGAGTTATAGGGCTGGATCAGAACTGCAATACAGGCTTCATGTTATGGATGTAAAGTGACTAACTTTCCCTCATGTGCGCCCATTCACTGTACCCCCCTGATAGTGCCGAGcctaggagagagaaggggaggagagagaggggagagatctTTCAGGTGTCTTCCAGTATGTGTGTATGagaatactgtatgtacacactaATGTACCCTAATAAGGTATGCCAGGTGAGTTAGTGTGTTATACTGTTGAAGCCCAGTTGTCGGGCGATGGCTAGAGCTTCGGCGCTCCTCCGGCCCTTCTGGCAGTGGAACACAATGTTGTCATCATCTTTCCAGGAGCCTTCACCTCGAACTGCAGCTGGAAGTGCTCTGGTGACAGCTTTAGAGATTCCTCCAGCTggccactgacagacacacacatgctgaaCATTAGTAGAGAGATTGCTCGCATGCACAGATACAGTAGACATAAAAACACACCTTTGATAGGTTATATCACAACATGATTTGTGTAGTCTACTCACATGGGATGTTTACAGAGTCCGGGATGCGTCCAGCCATGAACTCATCTTGGTTGCGGACATCAAAACAGCTGGACGTTGTGAGTGGACAACATGTTCTTCAGCTGCTTGTAGCTCACCACTGAatctgaggcacacacacacacacacacactgggttcaCTGCCATTCCATAATCATATCCCCTGTCCCATCAATATACACCGTTGTCTGTTGTTAAAACCTTGATAAACCTGGACTCACCATCCATTGCTTGAAAGAAAGACTCGTAAACCAGGAACAATTTCAGCCAAAAGGATCCTACTAATGGAATTCAGTGAAACTAAACTGTTCAGGAACAGAGGTTACTAATAGAGGATGAGAGGCAGGCTGTGTTACACAGGTCGACTATAGTGCTGGACCCCCAAACACGTGTCTATAGTTGAAAAGTATGAATAAGCCTATGAATGAATCACTTGAACCAGGCCCAATCACAAACTGCATGGCAGCAgatccattcacacacacacacacacacttgactggAAAGTGCTGATTACTTTTTTTCAGGTAGTTCTAACATCTGGGCTAACCAACCAATCCACTCATCAGCCATTCTAATTATGTTTTGCTACTCTAGGTGAGCATTTGAAAACAAGAGCATGTTAGGGAGCCTGTTATGGAACCAGTCACCAATATGGCCACAGGAGAAATGCTGCAATAAATAGCTCTTTAACTAGTTtccttaaaggggaaatctgctgtTCAAATGATACAAAAGCAGATACCGCCCCTGTattgtaaaaagctgagggatgtggcTGGATAAATGTttccactctcaaattcatagacagagttaTGGATGCTAGCACTGACCAACCATGAGATAAAATGATCATTGTAAACGAACACTGTTAAAACTACATtccaaacaatggagtaaaacaagcttatattttgggttctgatggggcatGACAGTTGTATGGGGTATGAGTAAGTTCATGAGGATTTatacgttatattcttcaataatcatgGCAGTGCTTAAATTTGTAAATTAAAGGTGCCGGAAACAAAAAGTGAGCGCGAGAGGGGGGTGAACTGGGGAGCTCTGGTGGTAAACGAAACAAAAAGATTCCCTTCATAATAACGCAATGCATGTCACCGCATTTGCGTAGTGGCATAGAGCACTTGAGCTGTAGAGGCACTTATAAATTCCACACATGGAACATTTTTAGCATCCTAGGGTTCAGATTTTGGGGGTTCATTCAAATTATCTTCTGTGACCAAGTTTTACTAGATCCCTGCCTGAGCCCTATCCATGCCTGCTACGTTAATGCCCTACCCATGCCTGCTACGTTAATGCCCTGTCCATGCCTGCTACGTTAAGGCCCTACCCATGCCTGCTACGTTAAGGCCTACCCATGCCTGCTACGTTAAGGCCCTACCCATGCCTGCTACGTTAATGCCCTACCCATGCCTGCTACGTTAATGCCTACTGCTACGTTAAGGCCTACCCATCCTGCTACGTTAAGGTCCTACCCATGCCTGCTACGTTAAGGCCCTACCCATGCCTGCTACGTTAAGCCCTACTGCTACGTTAAGGCCCTACCCATGCCTGCTACGTTAATGCCTACTGCTACGTTAAGGCCCTACCATCTGCTACGTTAAGGCCCTACCCATGACTGCTACGTTATGCCCTACTGCTACGTTAAGGCCCTACCCATGCCTGCTACGTTAAGGCCTACCCATGCCTACTACGTTAAGTCCATGCCTGCTACGTTAAGGCCCTGTCCATGCCTGCTACGTTAAGGCCCTTCCCGACCCGATTTATTCTGCCCGAAAACAGAAATTAGAAATAACTTCCTCTGTTAGTCACCTAAATCCATTAGCTGGCTTTTCTCTGTGTGTCACCCGCTACCTGCGCTGTTCGCTCTGCATGTGTTCTGCTCATGGCTGCTCTGAGTGGGTATAGCAACAACTCCGCTTGGGCTCAATGACCAGACATGAGAGCCAGAGCATGGCTGCTAGCTGCTTTTCGTCACTCTAAACTCCGACAAAACATTNNNNNNNNNNNNNNNNNNNNNNNNNTCCTGTGGGTTTTGACAGAGCTGGCGCTGGTGTTTTGAACAGCCTGGTCGTAACACTACTGTGGCTTTCCTCTGCTGGTAAATCAGCGTGATCGGCCATAGTGTACATTCGACAGCTGACCCAGGCTGTGCTGATGCTTTGACCAGCTGATAGTCTTATGAACCAGACTGTGAGCCGCTGTTTGTTTTGAGAGCTGACCCTTGGGTGGTTTGGAGCTGACGCCTGTGTTTTGACAGCTGACCCTGTGTTTGAGAGGCTGGCTCGGTGTGTTTGACAGCCCTGTTACAAACTGCGCCCTGTAGTTTGGAGGGAGCAGCTGGCTCTCGTGGTCTCTGAGAGCTTGCACTTCACATGTGATTATGCACGAACGCTGGGACTCTAGGTCGTTTTGACCGAGGCGCTGTCGGCCGCTTTTGTTCGTACGACCAGGGCTCTCATGTAGGTCCAAGAATGCAGCACGCGCGTCTGTGCTCTTTGGATCACAAGACACAGCGGTGGTTTCCCCATGTGTGGTCTCTTGCACAGACACAAAGGCAGTGATCCACTGGGTCTGTTTGAAGAACGACCTGCACCCAGGGGGTCCAGCCTGTGTTTCGAAGAACTGCAAACGGGCGTCAGCTCCTGTGTCAAACCACAGGTTCTATGTGACCAGCGTAGCCCTGTAGTTAGTGACCAAGCCATGGGGCCCGTGTCAAGCGCTCGCGAGGTATCTAGACACGGCTGGGGGTCTGCTCCACATGGTGTTCTCGTTAGGCATTGCAAGTGACACACACAGGGCTGTGTTTGAGAGACGCTGACTCTTGGGGTTTCTTTGAAGCAGACCTGACACGTGGGGTTTAGTGTCCACAGGCTGCACACGGGGCCCCTAGCCTGTGTTTGACAGCTGGCCGCTGTGTTTGACAGCTGGCCCTGTGTTTGACAGCTGGCCCTGTGTTTTGAAGCTGACCCTGTGTTTGAAGCTGACCCTGTGTTTGAGAGCTGACCCTGTGTTTGAAGCTGACCCTGTGTTTGAGCTGACCCTGTGTTTGACAGCTGACTGTGTTTGACAGCTGACCCGTGTTGACAGCTGACAATGTGTTTGACAGCTGTGGAGAAGTCTGGCTGTTATTcacaagctgcatccctgtcagCATAATGCAGGTTTGAACAGCATCAATGGCCGTGAACGCTCAGGGGACCATCATAAACAACAATATAATTGACTAAGAAGAGCATGGTTATCAGTGGAGATGTTAAGTTATGGGGTACATaaaacactgctgccatcttaTGGCTGATAGGTGAATTGCAAACTGTTTCACTATTGTTTTGATAACAGAGGTGCacactacagtacagtcaaaagtttggacacacctactcattccatggttctttattttactattttctacattgtagaataatagtgaagactcaaaactatgaaataacacatatggaatcatgtagtaaccaaaaaagtgttaaaacaaaatatttaatattgagattcttcaaaaagtagccttgatgacagctttgcacctctTCATCTCTcacaccagcttcatgaggtagtcacctggaatgcatttaaattaagaggtgtgctttgttaaaagttcatttgtggaattaatttccttcttaatgcatttgagccaatcagctatgttgtgacaaggtaggggtggtatacagaagatagccctatttggtaaaagaccaactccatattatggcaagaacagcccaaataagcaaggagaaacgacagtccatcattactttaagacatgaagatcagcaATATGGAAaattgtgcagtcgcaaaaaccctcaagcGCTGATGAAAAACtgtttctcatgaggaccgccacaggaaaggaagacccagagttacctctgctgcagaggataaattcattagagctaccagcctcaaattgcagcctaaataaatgcttcagagttcaagtaacagacacatctcaacatcaactgttcagaggagactgagtgaaatCAGGTCGAATTgctggtcgaattgctgcaaagaaaccactactaaaggacaccaataagaagaagagacttgcttgggccaagaaacacgagcaatggacattagaccggtggaaatatgtcctttggtctgatgagtccaaatttgagatttttggttccaaccgctgtctttgtgagctgcagagaaggtgaacggatgatctccgcatgtgtggttcaccagtgaagcatggaggaggaggtttgatggtgtgggggtgctttgctggtgacactgtcagtgatttatttagaattcaaggcacaccacagcattctgggaatacgccatcccatctggtttgtgtttagtgggactatcatttgtttttcagcaggacaatgacccaacacacctccaggctgtgtaaggtctatttgaccagaaggagagtgaccggagtgctgcataagatgacctggccgccacaatcccccggcctcaacccaattggatggattgggatgagttggacgcgagagtgaagggaaagcagccaacaagtgctcagcatatgtgggaacctctcaagactgttggaaaagcattccaggtgaagctggttgagagaatgccagagcatgcaagggtggctactttgaagaatctaaaaatatattttgatgtgtttaacaccttttggttctacatgattccatatgtgtcatttcatagttttgatgtcttcactattattctacaatgtagaaaatagtaaaaaaaaagaaaaacccttgaatgagtaaggttaggtgtgcccaaacttttgactggtagtgtacgtCATTGTTTATTGTTAATTTGTCAAGTGTAAAATTCctacataaaataaacaataatacaacCATATAAATCCTAAATATTGACTTTATTGATGAAGTAAGTCTCTCAGTTTATGATCTTGCCTTTTACATTTCACATCAGTCTTTCAGCCAAATGAGGTAGGAAATAAGGATACAGAACAACCTCTTCCAAGTAAGTTAGTTGTCATAGATAACTGAGGTCAATCAGTCAGGAACAGTAACTGAAAACTTGAGTCCTCTAAATACAATTCCTGTGTAGACGTGTGTTTCGATGTGGGTCTTGGTTTTCTGGTGCAGTACTCAGACTAGAGGAGTTATAGGGCTGGATCAGAACTGCAATACAGGCTTCATGTTATGGATGTAAAGTGACTCACTTTCCCTCATGTGYGGCCCATTCACTGTACCCCCCCTGATAGTGCCGAGCcctaggagagagaaggggaggagagagagggggagatcttTCAGGTGTCTTCCAGTATGTGTGTATGagaatactgtatgtacacactaATGTACCCTAATAAGGTATGCCAGGTGAGTTAGTGTGTTATACCTGTTGAAGCCCAGTTGTCGGGCGATGGCTAGAGCTTCGGCGCTCCTCCGGCCCTTCTGGCAGTGGAACACAATGTTGTCATCATCTTTCCCAGGAGCCTTCACCTCGAACTGCAGCTGGAAGTGCTCTGGTGACAGCTTTAGAGATTCCTCCAGCTggcccactgacagacacacacatgctgaaCATTAGTAGAGAGATTGCTCGCATGCACAGATACAgtacacataaaaacacacaccttTGATAGGTTAATATACACCATGATTTGTGTAGTCTACTCACATGGGATGTTTACAGAGTCCGGGATGCGTCCAGCCATGAACTCATCTTGGTTGCGGACATCAAACAGCTGGACGTTGTGAGTGGACAACATGTTCTTCAGCTG is from Salvelinus sp. IW2-2015 unplaced genomic scaffold, ASM291031v2 Un_scaffold2857, whole genome shotgun sequence and encodes:
- the si:ch211-161h7.8 gene encoding thiosulfate:glutathione sulfurtransferase isoform X1, with product MVNMVFGLLLRRIFLTVVETSSRVSLGTRGQWCGFTTSTTRFSESSLPNPDSVVSYKQLKNMLSTHNVQLFDVRNQDEFMAGRIPDSVNIPLGQLEESLKLSPEHFQLQFEVKAPGKDDDNIVFHCQKGRRSAEALAIARQLGFNRARHYQGGYSEWAXHEGK
- the si:ch211-161h7.8 gene encoding thiosulfate:glutathione sulfurtransferase isoform X2, which encodes MDDSVVSYKQLKNMLSTHNVQLFDVRNQDEFMAGRIPDSVNIPLGQLEESLKLSPEHFQLQFEVKAPGKDDDNIVFHCQKGRRSAEALAIARQLGFNRARHYQGGYSEWAXHEGK